In Callospermophilus lateralis isolate mCalLat2 unplaced genomic scaffold, mCalLat2.hap1 Scaffold_93, whole genome shotgun sequence, one DNA window encodes the following:
- the LOC143641269 gene encoding LOW QUALITY PROTEIN: testis-expressed protein 19.2-like (The sequence of the model RefSeq protein was modified relative to this genomic sequence to represent the inferred CDS: inserted 1 base in 1 codon), which produces MCPPPPPPVSMRHGREGMSCLYASWLYQIQHGKELSVCFACFKVAFLDLKDMLESKDWEDEDWDSETAELLEAGPEQEGSLGQPGQGGAEPWGPGALLSASAGSEEVGLAPLFVATELGPQDAVPLGLGPEDADWTQALPWRFEGLPPCSHWXPPPSPWQNFLGADLPPGEPMVLELGTSPPMEPEEAEAAEAWLLGLQVVSMVGCQDAVYLRSMVPGWALQTPGQHWKLLLDPGDVWLVRLQNPSQQQDLHRWKLSVLERAGPGADLVPADCVLQKRGFTIVSYSPCSQREAEEGDSASKPRSCPQGQDVSTAKPWSGVPERPGESLAVVGASVLGELPCFQPFRPGPQN; this is translated from the exons ATGTGcccccccccccctccccccgtcaGCATGCGCCATGGGAGGGAGGGCATGTCCTGCCTCTACGCATCCTGGCTGTACCAGATACAGCATGGAAAGGAGCTGAGCGTCTGCTTTGCCTGCTTCAAGGTTGCCTTCCTGGACCTCAAAGACATGCTGGAGTCCAAAGACTGGGAAGATGAGGACTGGGACTCCGAGACCGCAGAGCTCCTGGAGGCAGGGCCTGAGCAGGAGGGATCCCTGGGGCAGCCTGGGCAAGGGGGCGCCGAGCCCTGGGGGCCTGGGGCCCTGCTGTCAGCATCAGCGGGGTCAGAAGAGGTGGGCCTGGCCCCCCTGTTTGTGGCCACCGAGCTGGGGCCCCAGGACGCGGTGCCCCTGGGCCTGGGCCCCGAGGATGCCGACTGGACCCAGGCCCTGCCCTGGAGGTTCGAGGGGCTGCCCCCATGCTCACACT CCCCACCCCCTTCTCCGTGGCAGAACTTTCTGGGTGCAGACCTGCCCCCCGGGGAGCCCATGGTGCTGGAGCTGGGTACCAGCCCACCCATGGAGCCTGAGGAGGCCGAGGCTGCTGAGGCCTGGCTCTTGGGCCTGCAGGTTGTGTCCATGGTGGGCTGCCAGGATGCTGTCTACCTTCGGAGTATGGTTCCGGGCTGGGCCCTGCAGACCCCGGGCCAGCACTGGAAACTGCTGCTGGACCCCGGGGACGTGTGGTTGGTGAGGCTCCAGAACCCGTCCCAGCAGCAGGACCTGCACCGCTGGAAGCTGAGTGTCCTGGAGAGGGCGGGGCCAGGAGCAGATCTAGTGCCCGCAGACTGTGTGCTGCAGAAGAGGGGCTTCACCATCGTCTCCTACTCACCCTGCAGCCAGAGGGAGGCGGAGGAGGGGGACTCGGCCTCAAAGCCACGGTCCTGCCCCCAAGGACAGGATGTCAGCACTGCCAAGCCCTGGAGCGGCGTGCCAGAGAGGCCCGGGGAGAGCCTGGCTGTGGTGGGAGCCTCTGTCTTGGGGGAGCTGCCCTGCTTCCAGCCCTTCAGGCCTGGGCCCCAGAACTGA